The Hymenobacter oligotrophus genome has a window encoding:
- the miaE gene encoding tRNA-(ms[2]io[6]A)-hydroxylase has protein sequence MSNHPFAQPSAEEAHKREKTILKLKLNTDPRWVDIASKNIGDILVDHAYCEQKAASTGISLIVSYPEKTRLVDELTELVAEEWSHFERVLQELRKRNLPLGRPRRDEYVVELMKHVRRGGARERQLMDQLLVSALIEARSCERFKLLWKHIPDAELSKFYYELMVSEAGHFVAYVDLAKEYCNPQEVDARLQELLKIEGEIVTSLPVRDDRMH, from the coding sequence ATGAGCAACCACCCTTTCGCCCAACCCTCGGCCGAGGAGGCGCACAAGCGCGAGAAAACCATCCTGAAGCTTAAGCTGAACACCGACCCTAGGTGGGTAGACATTGCTTCGAAAAACATCGGCGACATCCTCGTCGATCACGCGTATTGCGAGCAGAAAGCGGCCTCCACCGGCATTTCGCTCATCGTGAGCTACCCCGAAAAAACGCGCCTCGTGGACGAGCTAACCGAGCTGGTGGCCGAAGAGTGGAGCCACTTCGAGCGGGTGCTGCAGGAGCTGCGCAAACGCAATCTGCCCTTGGGCCGTCCGCGCCGCGACGAGTACGTGGTGGAGCTGATGAAGCACGTGCGGCGCGGCGGCGCGCGCGAGCGGCAGCTAATGGACCAGCTGCTGGTGTCGGCGCTGATTGAGGCACGGTCCTGCGAGCGGTTTAAGCTGCTATGGAAGCACATCCCCGACGCCGAGCTGAGCAAGTTTTACTACGAGCTGATGGTGTCGGAGGCCGGGCATTTCGTGGCCTACGTCGACTTAGCAAAGGAGTATTGCAACCCCCAGGAAGTAGACGCCCGTTTGCAGGAGCTGCTCAAGATCGAAGGCGAGATTGTAACCAGCCTGCCCGTGCGCGACGACCGCATGCACTAG
- a CDS encoding LTA synthase family protein codes for MRNRFYFQPKYFLYWLLVFALGRATFLLYHWPRTSQLDAASVARTFIYGVRLDGSAAAYLCLLPFLLLVAAGWFPKLRVARIIGVYTGVMGTLVALLTVADVELYRAWGFRLDNTPLQYLSSPAEMAASAGSSPLGLLALIFGGLLLAGYWLYCGLLTPLPPQPARFGRLRAVAVALLYSLLLMVPLRGGVQQIPVNQSDVYFSTTHPFANHAAINVPWNVVQSMPLGELQQNPYQYLPDTTARRLVAQLYLPAADSGPAPRILRMPRPNVLFIVLESFTAKLVGHLGGERGVTPTLDSLARTGLSFRNIYASGDRSQKGIVALLSGYPNQPTTSIIKFPRKTENLPNLARSLGAVGYQSSFYYGGELAFANMKSYLLAAGYQRLVERQDFRRRDQNSKWGAHDHVLFGRLLQGLRQQPAPFFATAFTLSSHEPFEVPMRPRFAGTSETNLFRNSVAYTDHALGQFLRAARQEAWWGRTLVVIAADHGHHLPGNSGGHEPAKFHIPLLLTGGALQPHLRGRSIATFGSQTDVATTLLAQLGLPTQEYRWGRNLLAAPPVAVPGGFAFYCFTDGFGVVQPQGAVAFDNAARRIIERDSTVTRQQLRQGQAYQQQSFDDFLGR; via the coding sequence GTGAGAAACCGCTTTTACTTTCAGCCGAAATACTTTTTGTACTGGCTGCTGGTGTTTGCCCTAGGTAGGGCAACATTCCTACTCTACCATTGGCCGCGCACCAGCCAGCTAGATGCCGCCAGCGTTGCCCGCACCTTTATATATGGTGTACGCCTCGACGGATCCGCGGCGGCTTACTTGTGCCTGCTGCCTTTTCTGCTACTGGTGGCAGCCGGCTGGTTTCCGAAGTTGCGGGTGGCCCGCATCATCGGCGTTTACACCGGCGTTATGGGTACTCTGGTGGCCTTGCTTACGGTAGCCGATGTAGAGCTGTACCGGGCCTGGGGCTTCCGGCTCGATAACACGCCGCTGCAATACCTCAGCTCGCCGGCCGAAATGGCCGCTTCGGCGGGCTCTTCGCCGCTCGGGCTGTTGGCGCTTATTTTCGGGGGGCTTTTGCTGGCTGGCTATTGGCTGTACTGCGGCTTGCTTACGCCATTGCCGCCCCAGCCGGCGCGGTTTGGCCGGTTGCGTGCCGTAGCGGTGGCCCTGCTGTACTCCTTATTATTAATGGTGCCCTTGCGCGGCGGCGTGCAGCAAATTCCGGTAAACCAAAGTGACGTTTACTTTTCCACCACGCACCCTTTTGCCAACCACGCGGCCATTAACGTGCCCTGGAACGTGGTGCAGTCGATGCCGCTGGGCGAGCTGCAGCAAAACCCCTATCAGTACCTGCCCGATACCACCGCCCGCCGCCTGGTGGCCCAGCTGTACCTGCCAGCCGCCGATAGCGGCCCGGCACCTAGGATACTGCGCATGCCGCGGCCCAACGTGCTATTCATCGTGTTGGAAAGCTTTACGGCCAAGCTGGTGGGCCACTTGGGCGGCGAGCGGGGCGTTACGCCCACCCTCGACAGCCTGGCCCGCACGGGGCTGTCGTTCCGCAACATCTACGCCAGCGGCGACCGAAGCCAGAAGGGCATCGTGGCCTTGCTCAGCGGCTACCCCAATCAGCCCACTACCAGCATCATCAAGTTTCCGCGCAAAACCGAGAACCTGCCCAACCTGGCCCGCTCGCTGGGTGCGGTTGGCTACCAATCGTCGTTTTACTACGGCGGCGAGTTGGCCTTTGCCAACATGAAATCGTACTTGCTGGCTGCCGGCTACCAGCGCCTGGTGGAGCGGCAAGACTTCCGCCGCCGCGACCAAAACTCGAAGTGGGGCGCGCACGACCATGTGCTGTTCGGGCGCTTGCTGCAGGGTTTGCGTCAGCAACCGGCGCCGTTTTTTGCCACGGCCTTTACGCTCAGCAGCCACGAGCCCTTTGAGGTGCCCATGCGTCCGCGCTTTGCCGGCACTTCCGAAACCAACCTGTTCCGCAACTCCGTGGCTTACACCGACCATGCCCTAGGTCAGTTTTTGCGGGCGGCCCGCCAGGAGGCGTGGTGGGGCCGTACGCTGGTGGTAATTGCCGCCGACCACGGCCACCACCTGCCCGGCAACTCCGGCGGCCACGAGCCCGCAAAGTTTCACATTCCGCTTTTGCTCACGGGCGGCGCGCTGCAACCTCACTTGCGCGGCCGCAGCATTGCCACCTTCGGCAGCCAAACCGACGTGGCCACCACCCTGCTGGCCCAACTCGGCCTGCCCACCCAAGAGTACCGCTGGGGCCGCAACCTGCTGGCGGCGCCCCCGGTAGCGGTGCCCGGTGGTTTCGCGTTCTATTGCTTTACCGATGGTTTCGGAGTAGTGCAGCCCCAAGGTGCCGTGGCCTTCGACAACGCCGCCCGCCGCATCATCGAGCGCGACAGCACCGTTACCCGGCAGCAACTGCGGCAAGGCCAAGCCTACCAACAACAATCGTTTGACGATTTTCTGGGGCGCTGA
- the mtaB gene encoding tRNA (N(6)-L-threonylcarbamoyladenosine(37)-C(2))-methylthiotransferase MtaB, whose translation MNTRTVAFYTLGCKLNFSETSALGRQFEEQGFAKVAFEQGADIYVINTCSVTDHADRKCRKVVQQALKHNPEAYVTIVGCYAQLKPQEIAEIPGVHAVLGAAEKFRLAEILAETAYRKPEAGQPGQVFASPISEAVEFHDAHSFGDRTRTFMKVQDGCDYSCSFCTIPLARGKSRSGSVQSVVERVQKLAATGVKEIVLTGVNLGDFGIQGEERQRLETFTDLVNALDQVEGIQRFRISSCEPNLLTDDILRTVAQSKRFMPHFHIPLQSGSNKILGLMRRRYRRELYADRVALIKELMPHASIGVDVIVGFPGETDADFLETYQFLNELPVSYLHVFPYSERENTLAPTLPGRVQDRVRHERTTQLRSLSEKKKRFFYEQHVGLETEVLFEDDLGPDGRIEGYTPNYIRVAAKYDPLLVGELKKLRLAAVNSAGLMEVEESELPVFHH comes from the coding sequence ATGAACACCCGCACCGTTGCCTTTTATACGCTGGGCTGCAAGCTCAACTTCTCCGAAACCTCGGCCCTGGGCCGCCAGTTCGAGGAGCAGGGTTTTGCGAAAGTAGCTTTCGAGCAAGGGGCAGATATCTACGTCATCAATACCTGCTCCGTAACCGACCACGCCGACCGCAAATGCCGGAAGGTGGTACAGCAGGCACTTAAGCACAACCCCGAGGCCTACGTAACCATTGTGGGCTGCTACGCCCAGCTTAAGCCGCAAGAAATTGCCGAAATTCCCGGTGTGCACGCCGTATTGGGGGCCGCCGAAAAATTCAGGCTGGCTGAGATTCTGGCCGAAACGGCCTACCGCAAGCCCGAGGCCGGGCAGCCGGGCCAAGTGTTTGCCTCGCCCATTTCGGAGGCCGTGGAGTTTCATGACGCGCACTCGTTCGGCGACCGAACGCGCACCTTTATGAAAGTGCAGGACGGCTGCGACTATTCCTGCTCGTTCTGCACCATTCCGCTGGCCCGCGGCAAAAGCCGCTCGGGCTCGGTACAAAGCGTGGTAGAGCGCGTGCAAAAGCTGGCCGCAACCGGCGTGAAGGAAATTGTGCTGACGGGCGTGAACCTAGGCGACTTCGGCATTCAGGGCGAAGAGCGGCAGCGTCTCGAAACGTTTACCGACCTGGTAAACGCGCTCGACCAGGTGGAAGGCATCCAGCGTTTCCGCATCAGCAGCTGCGAGCCCAACCTGCTCACCGACGACATCCTGCGTACGGTCGCGCAATCGAAGCGCTTCATGCCGCACTTTCACATTCCGCTGCAGTCGGGTTCCAACAAAATCCTGGGCCTGATGCGCCGTCGTTACCGCCGCGAGCTGTATGCCGACCGGGTGGCGCTAATTAAGGAGCTGATGCCGCACGCCAGCATCGGGGTGGACGTAATTGTGGGCTTCCCCGGCGAAACCGACGCTGATTTTCTGGAAACGTACCAGTTCCTGAACGAGCTGCCCGTTTCGTACCTGCACGTGTTTCCGTACTCGGAGCGCGAAAACACCTTAGCACCCACCCTGCCCGGCCGCGTGCAGGATCGGGTACGGCACGAGCGCACCACGCAGCTGCGTAGCCTTTCGGAAAAGAAAAAACGCTTTTTCTACGAGCAGCACGTGGGCCTCGAAACCGAGGTGCTGTTTGAGGACGACCTAGGGCCCGACGGTCGCATTGAGGGCTACACTCCCAACTACATCCGCGTGGCCGCCAAGTACGACCCGCTGCTCGTGGGTGAGCTGAAGAAGCTGCGCCTCGCGGCCGTAAATTCGGCTGGCCTAATGGAAGTGGAAGAATCGGAACTGCCGGTATTTCATCATTAG
- a CDS encoding putative porin, translating into MSLPDVSVICQTLRLGRLSLPLLWLLLLPLLSRAQVVDDSTRVLYGPRTTLVVREENMLRNQPEGSVLDTTLTGIHNSRNWYYDSTFQQDLGNVGTASRRLLWETNTNIGIRYGRTAFDKYFRNSANIPYYDTRSPYTYFRFVQGAQGEQVFEGSYSRSIKKAVNVGIAYERFSANKQLGAVSTREGQVTHTGVLVFARYQTKNDRYHLLTNYYTAKHRVAEQGGIRPGINSQGVQDSLEQLFDYEQEAVWLTQAINKDHRDRFHLAHTYNLVGRGLTAFHVLDWSRQYNRFTDDRLTFEEGRLLFYPEALRDSARTDDVSLYRQLENTVGFLGRTKLLEYRVYGRQRTGRYTMESLTARPAPERKVPTVQADTTQIFVGGNAAFRWKIFQVLLAGEYKLVDEAWARGSLRLGPLSGELLYSSFAPTLTQQRYSGNHHRWATNFDNTNVTQFTVAFNQRIGKPTARVQQQLYAAGQLVNVNSLVYYGLRPAAFNRQDLVPQQLTGANANQRLLIGTLRHQLRYGVLRLDNIVTVTEGGDQEGLSIPRVVGNSRILAEGFLFQKALFSQVGVEAYYQSSYQPYDYSPATQQFFVQNYFTSRGYPVVDVFVTADIKTVSVFLKMAYVNQSLDGNDGYFPTPYYTGTPRSFQLGLKWNFFD; encoded by the coding sequence GTGTCGTTGCCTGACGTATCCGTTATCTGCCAAACCCTGCGGCTCGGCCGCCTGAGCCTGCCACTGTTGTGGCTGCTGCTGTTGCCGCTCCTAAGCCGCGCCCAGGTGGTCGACGATTCGACGCGGGTGCTGTACGGGCCGCGCACCACCTTGGTGGTGCGCGAAGAAAACATGCTGCGCAATCAGCCCGAGGGCTCGGTTCTGGATACTACCCTAACGGGCATCCACAACAGCCGCAACTGGTACTACGACAGCACGTTTCAGCAAGACCTGGGCAATGTGGGCACCGCTTCGCGCCGCTTGCTCTGGGAAACCAATACCAATATCGGCATCCGGTACGGCCGTACGGCCTTCGATAAGTACTTCCGCAACTCGGCCAACATTCCGTACTACGATACCCGCTCGCCTTACACGTACTTCCGGTTTGTGCAGGGCGCGCAGGGCGAGCAGGTTTTTGAAGGAAGCTACAGCCGCAGCATTAAAAAAGCCGTGAACGTGGGTATTGCCTACGAACGGTTTAGCGCGAACAAACAGCTAGGGGCCGTGAGCACCCGCGAGGGGCAGGTTACGCACACGGGCGTGCTTGTTTTTGCTCGTTACCAAACCAAAAACGACCGCTACCACCTGCTCACCAACTACTACACGGCCAAGCACCGCGTGGCCGAGCAAGGCGGCATCAGGCCCGGCATAAACAGCCAAGGCGTGCAAGATTCGCTGGAACAACTGTTTGACTACGAGCAGGAAGCTGTGTGGCTAACGCAAGCCATCAACAAAGACCACCGCGACCGGTTTCACCTGGCGCACACGTACAACCTGGTGGGGCGGGGGCTTACGGCCTTTCACGTGCTCGACTGGAGCCGGCAGTACAACCGCTTTACCGACGACCGGCTGACGTTTGAGGAGGGGCGCTTGCTGTTTTACCCCGAAGCCCTTCGCGACTCGGCCCGCACCGACGACGTGAGCCTGTACCGCCAGCTCGAGAACACCGTGGGTTTTCTGGGGCGCACCAAGCTGTTGGAGTATCGCGTGTACGGCCGCCAGCGCACCGGGCGCTACACCATGGAAAGCCTAACGGCCCGGCCCGCGCCTGAGCGCAAAGTGCCCACCGTGCAAGCCGATACCACTCAAATCTTTGTGGGCGGCAACGCTGCGTTTCGCTGGAAGATTTTTCAAGTACTGCTGGCTGGCGAGTACAAACTCGTCGACGAGGCCTGGGCCCGCGGCTCGTTGCGCTTGGGGCCGCTATCGGGCGAGCTGCTGTATTCGTCGTTTGCGCCTACGCTCACGCAGCAGCGCTACTCTGGCAACCACCACCGCTGGGCCACCAACTTCGACAACACCAACGTTACGCAATTCACGGTGGCCTTCAACCAGCGCATTGGTAAGCCCACCGCGCGGGTGCAGCAGCAGCTATACGCCGCCGGGCAGCTCGTCAACGTCAACAGCTTGGTGTACTACGGCCTTCGCCCCGCGGCGTTCAACCGCCAAGACCTAGTGCCCCAGCAGCTAACCGGCGCCAATGCCAACCAACGGCTGCTCATCGGTACGCTGCGCCACCAGCTGCGCTACGGCGTGCTGCGCCTCGATAATATTGTGACGGTTACGGAAGGCGGCGACCAGGAGGGCCTGAGCATTCCGCGCGTGGTAGGCAACTCCCGCATCCTGGCCGAAGGCTTCCTGTTTCAGAAAGCGTTGTTCAGCCAAGTCGGGGTGGAGGCATACTACCAGTCGAGCTACCAGCCTTACGACTATTCGCCGGCCACGCAGCAGTTTTTTGTGCAGAACTACTTTACCTCGCGTGGGTACCCGGTGGTCGATGTGTTCGTAACGGCCGATATCAAAACTGTGTCGGTGTTCCTGAAAATGGCCTACGTCAACCAAAGCCTCGACGGCAACGATGGCTACTTCCCGACACCTTATTACACGGGCACGCCGCGCAGCTTTCAGCTAGGCCTGAAGTGGAATTTCTTCGATTAA
- a CDS encoding asparagine synthetase B — translation MLSVRRLLAFALLLLAYLGPLAGRASQILIPMDQAQREHLKAYGAAYWLLTKEVEVDWLLNYRGGAFAFPAVQGAEQELAVRGVSYQVVSDAQYSGILSQIGDPNANMDLMKLEKAPKIAVYTPKGKQPWDDAVTLVLNYAEIPYTELYDDEVLDGKLTKYDWLHLHHEDFTGQYGKFYATSRNRPWYQQQQRDAEAAAKRHGFGKVSQMKAAVVTRMQEFVAGGGFLFAMCSATDTYDIALAGLGLDMVDVMYDGDAPDPQAQQKLNFNRTLAFRDFTLERNPYQYEYSNIDMQPYERGVGEENDYFQLFTFSAKNDPVPTMLTQNHTRTVKGFMGQTTAFRKSLVKPDVLVMGENKASGEVRYMHGELGKGTWTFYGGHDPEDYQHLVEEEPTEMALHPNSPGYRLILNNILFPAAKKKKQKT, via the coding sequence ATGCTCTCCGTCCGTCGTTTGCTTGCCTTTGCGCTGTTGTTGCTCGCCTACCTAGGGCCGCTGGCTGGGCGCGCGAGCCAAATCTTGATTCCGATGGACCAGGCGCAGCGCGAGCACCTGAAAGCCTACGGCGCCGCTTATTGGCTGCTGACCAAGGAGGTAGAGGTAGATTGGCTGCTGAATTACCGCGGCGGCGCCTTTGCCTTTCCGGCGGTGCAAGGCGCCGAGCAAGAGCTGGCGGTGCGCGGCGTAAGCTACCAAGTGGTGTCGGATGCGCAGTACAGCGGCATCCTGAGCCAGATCGGCGACCCCAACGCCAACATGGACCTCATGAAGCTGGAAAAAGCTCCAAAAATTGCGGTGTACACGCCCAAAGGCAAACAGCCCTGGGACGACGCCGTGACTTTGGTGCTCAACTACGCCGAAATTCCTTACACCGAGTTGTACGACGACGAAGTGCTCGACGGCAAGCTCACCAAATACGACTGGTTGCACCTGCACCACGAAGACTTTACAGGCCAGTACGGCAAGTTCTACGCTACGTCGCGCAACCGCCCGTGGTACCAGCAGCAGCAGCGCGATGCCGAGGCAGCCGCCAAGCGCCACGGCTTCGGCAAAGTGTCGCAGATGAAGGCCGCTGTGGTAACCAGAATGCAGGAGTTTGTGGCCGGCGGAGGCTTTTTGTTTGCTATGTGCTCGGCCACCGACACTTACGACATTGCCCTGGCCGGCCTAGGGCTTGACATGGTGGACGTAATGTACGACGGCGACGCCCCCGACCCGCAGGCGCAGCAAAAGCTCAACTTCAACCGCACGTTGGCCTTTCGCGACTTCACGCTCGAGCGCAACCCGTACCAGTATGAGTACTCCAACATCGATATGCAGCCGTATGAGCGCGGCGTAGGCGAAGAAAACGACTACTTTCAGCTGTTCACGTTTTCGGCCAAAAACGACCCGGTGCCCACCATGCTCACCCAAAACCACACCCGCACGGTGAAAGGGTTTATGGGCCAGACCACGGCTTTCCGCAAATCCCTTGTGAAGCCCGACGTGCTGGTGATGGGCGAAAACAAAGCTTCGGGCGAGGTGCGCTACATGCACGGCGAGCTAGGCAAAGGCACCTGGACGTTTTACGGCGGCCACGACCCCGAAGACTACCAGCACTTGGTGGAGGAAGAGCCCACCGAAATGGCTTTGCACCCCAACTCGCCCGGCTACCGCCTTATCCTGAACAACATTTTGTTTCCGGCAGCCAAAAAGAAAAAGCAGAAAACCTGA
- a CDS encoding glycoside hydrolase family 2 protein — protein MDSEQTNYGFSPTNGNLRTANPLPRAVLRSNNFLLLDGEWRFAIDPDDAGLREGWYLAHQYDLTASWPGSVESHILEARGQQNTAAWHDRIVVWYEREFTLPERGDEGSHSMFQLTFGACGYETRVWLNGHLLTTIEGETVHYGEYTSFSFELQEVHLRPVNRLTVRIMDTMDAETPRGKQESHVYKRGGIWYQTYTGAVRSVWLEMVERNRLRSRVGVDSVIEDQLVRFNLTTRIHDPGPYTLRLQVFERFAKSAQPLAKAEYPMKLEAGQRQQRVVMELAGAQVWSNASPTLYRLVAQLIDADGYTAEIETHFGLRKIESRGRNVYLNNEPIYLDGILYQPGTATYEEMQRHMHAMKELGCNLVRVHIAGVDPRIYNLADELGMLLWVEVPSPHSSTPRSRENHRAELLRMLALIESHPSVVIWSLYNEDWGCQDIATNPATREYIIEMYHYMQIHHPQFLVVDNDGWHHISHEGRLKSDLLTAHLYTPELERWRELLDRMVQGEMEGVAVNPLVVGDPFYYGRQKPLIVSEWGGFGFVDYGGPADAEDRAQRIRDFKRELRQRPIAGDVYTQATNIEDERNGLIDPHTGALDVPPGLLNSNPAADEPAGPGSGI, from the coding sequence ATGGATTCTGAGCAAACCAACTACGGCTTCTCGCCCACCAACGGCAACTTGCGCACGGCCAACCCCCTGCCCCGGGCGGTACTGCGCTCCAACAACTTTCTGCTCCTCGACGGCGAATGGCGCTTTGCCATTGACCCCGACGACGCTGGCTTGCGCGAAGGCTGGTACCTGGCCCACCAGTACGACCTTACGGCCAGTTGGCCGGGCTCGGTGGAGTCGCACATACTCGAAGCCCGGGGCCAGCAGAACACCGCCGCCTGGCACGACCGCATTGTGGTGTGGTACGAGCGGGAATTTACCCTGCCCGAGCGCGGCGACGAAGGCTCGCACTCCATGTTTCAGCTCACGTTTGGCGCGTGCGGCTACGAAACCCGCGTATGGCTCAACGGGCACCTGCTCACCACCATCGAGGGCGAAACCGTGCACTACGGCGAGTACACCTCGTTTTCGTTTGAGTTGCAGGAGGTGCACCTGCGGCCGGTAAACCGCCTCACGGTGCGCATCATGGATACCATGGACGCCGAAACACCTAGGGGCAAGCAAGAGTCGCACGTGTACAAGCGCGGCGGCATTTGGTACCAAACCTATACCGGCGCGGTGCGCTCGGTGTGGCTCGAAATGGTGGAGCGCAACCGCCTCCGCTCCCGCGTGGGCGTCGATAGCGTAATTGAGGACCAATTGGTGCGCTTTAACCTCACCACCCGCATCCACGACCCTGGGCCGTACACCCTGCGGCTGCAAGTGTTCGAGCGGTTTGCCAAATCGGCGCAGCCCTTGGCCAAAGCCGAGTACCCCATGAAGCTCGAGGCCGGCCAACGCCAGCAGCGCGTGGTGATGGAACTGGCCGGCGCCCAAGTGTGGTCGAACGCCTCGCCCACTTTGTACCGGCTGGTGGCCCAGCTCATCGACGCCGATGGCTACACGGCCGAAATTGAAACGCACTTTGGGCTGCGCAAAATTGAGTCGCGAGGGCGCAATGTGTACCTCAACAACGAGCCTATTTACCTCGATGGCATTCTGTACCAACCCGGTACGGCCACCTACGAGGAAATGCAGCGGCACATGCACGCCATGAAAGAGCTGGGCTGCAACCTGGTGCGCGTGCACATTGCCGGCGTCGATCCGCGCATTTACAACCTGGCCGACGAGCTGGGGATGCTATTGTGGGTAGAGGTACCGAGCCCGCACAGCTCCACGCCGCGCAGCCGCGAAAACCACCGCGCCGAGTTGCTGCGCATGCTCGCCCTCATCGAGTCGCACCCCTCAGTGGTTATCTGGAGCCTGTACAACGAAGACTGGGGTTGCCAGGACATTGCCACGAACCCGGCTACGCGCGAGTACATCATCGAGATGTACCACTACATGCAGATTCATCACCCGCAATTTTTGGTAGTGGACAACGATGGCTGGCACCACATTTCGCACGAAGGCCGCTTGAAATCGGACTTGCTGACTGCCCACCTCTACACGCCCGAGCTGGAACGCTGGCGCGAGCTGCTCGACCGCATGGTGCAGGGCGAAATGGAAGGGGTAGCCGTGAACCCGCTGGTAGTGGGCGACCCGTTTTATTATGGCCGTCAGAAACCTTTGATTGTGAGCGAATGGGGCGGTTTCGGCTTTGTTGACTACGGCGGCCCGGCCGATGCCGAAGACCGCGCCCAGCGCATTCGCGACTTCAAACGCGAATTGCGCCAGCGCCCCATTGCCGGCGACGTGTACACCCAGGCCACCAACATCGAGGATGAGCGCAACGGTCTGATTGACCCGCACACCGGCGCGCTCGATGTACCACCCGGCCTGCTAAACTCCAACCCCGCAGCCGACGAGCCCGCCGGCCCGGGTTCCGGAATTTAA
- a CDS encoding ABC transporter permease: MHFLENIREAFRSIQSNLLRTVLTALIVSIGIMSLVGILTAIDAMKYSLNATFSSLGANSFDIQAKGYSNRFRRGGVRGKTYPPISYLQAQQYKAQLGDEGRVGISAFIAGAAKVKAGSKETNPNTQVVAGDENYLLNQNYNLASGRSFSQQELENGVSVAVIGAEVREKLFGSNSVNLALGKYVYMLGRRFLVVGTLDRSGSSMGGGGADRIVLIPLEAGNQMPRQQALTYDIKTAVLQPENLPFAMDQARGIMRAVRHDRLGQEESFEMESSDSLANKLDELSGSLKIGGFLVGFITLLGASIALMNIMMVSVTERTREIGIRKALGATALQIRQQFLIEAIVICVLGGALGIVLGVSMGNAVSLFVGEGAFLVPWLWMMLGLLICVTVGLASGYYPASKAAKLDPIESLRYE; this comes from the coding sequence ATGCATTTTCTTGAAAATATACGCGAGGCGTTTCGGTCGATTCAAAGCAACCTGCTTCGCACGGTGCTTACGGCCCTGATTGTAAGCATCGGCATTATGTCGTTGGTGGGCATTCTAACGGCCATCGACGCGATGAAGTACTCGCTGAACGCGACTTTTTCGAGCCTAGGGGCCAACTCCTTCGATATTCAGGCCAAGGGCTACAGCAACCGCTTTCGGCGGGGCGGCGTGCGCGGCAAAACCTACCCGCCTATCAGCTACTTGCAGGCGCAGCAGTACAAAGCGCAACTCGGCGACGAGGGGCGCGTGGGCATTTCGGCCTTTATTGCTGGCGCCGCCAAAGTGAAAGCCGGCAGCAAGGAAACCAACCCCAACACGCAAGTAGTGGCCGGCGACGAAAACTACCTGCTGAACCAAAATTACAACCTGGCCTCGGGGCGCAGCTTTTCGCAGCAAGAGCTCGAAAATGGGGTGAGCGTGGCCGTAATTGGGGCCGAAGTGCGCGAAAAGCTGTTCGGCAGCAACTCGGTTAATTTGGCACTGGGCAAGTACGTGTACATGCTCGGGCGGCGCTTTTTGGTGGTGGGTACCCTCGACCGCAGCGGCAGCTCGATGGGCGGCGGCGGCGCCGACCGCATCGTGCTGATTCCGCTGGAAGCCGGCAACCAGATGCCCCGCCAGCAGGCCCTCACCTACGATATCAAAACCGCCGTGCTGCAGCCCGAAAACCTGCCCTTTGCCATGGACCAAGCCCGCGGCATTATGCGCGCTGTGCGCCACGACCGCCTGGGGCAGGAGGAAAGCTTTGAAATGGAGAGCAGCGACTCGCTGGCCAACAAGCTCGATGAGCTCTCGGGCTCCCTGAAAATCGGCGGCTTCTTGGTGGGCTTTATCACGCTGTTGGGCGCCAGCATTGCCCTTATGAACATCATGATGGTTTCGGTGACGGAGCGCACCCGCGAAATCGGCATTCGCAAAGCCCTAGGTGCAACGGCCCTGCAAATCCGGCAGCAGTTCCTTATCGAGGCCATCGTTATCTGCGTGCTTGGCGGAGCGTTGGGCATCGTGCTTGGCGTGAGCATGGGCAACGCCGTGTCGTTGTTTGTGGGCGAGGGTGCCTTTCTGGTGCCGTGGCTGTGGATGATGCTGGGCCTGCTGATTTGCGTAACGGTGGGCCTGGCTTCGGGCTATTACCCCGCCAGCAAAGCCGCCAAACTCGACCCAATCGAGTCGCTGCGTTACGAGTAG
- a CDS encoding helix-turn-helix domain-containing protein: MYNMNVDLTNENMAKVETVGQRFSHLIQTLGMSKNAFALSLDKTATVIQHIVEERNKPGFDLLCKVFEVYPNVSKEWLMQGFGQMFNNGAFGDNASAHTAVTADTTTNATTTPQPAAEPIKAATAQIATSDLAAFTAPDTVAEPPVSEVASAVAPEPAGVAGGAAPATAPVQVVSLEAALYAQQLQHQLVLAEMRNQHLQEQQKMLQQMVEMMSRQLSR, from the coding sequence TTGTACAACATGAATGTTGATTTAACAAATGAGAATATGGCGAAAGTAGAGACTGTAGGGCAGCGTTTCAGTCACCTTATTCAAACCCTAGGTATGTCGAAGAATGCATTTGCGTTATCTCTCGACAAAACCGCAACAGTTATTCAACATATTGTAGAAGAGCGCAATAAACCTGGGTTTGACCTTTTGTGCAAAGTATTTGAGGTATATCCAAATGTATCAAAGGAGTGGTTAATGCAGGGCTTTGGCCAAATGTTTAATAACGGGGCGTTTGGCGATAATGCATCGGCTCACACAGCTGTAACCGCTGATACAACTACCAACGCAACCACGACCCCACAACCCGCTGCCGAGCCCATAAAAGCGGCTACTGCCCAAATTGCCACTAGCGACCTTGCTGCATTTACTGCACCTGACACGGTAGCTGAGCCTCCGGTATCAGAAGTGGCTTCGGCTGTTGCGCCAGAGCCCGCTGGAGTTGCCGGTGGGGCAGCTCCTGCCACAGCGCCGGTGCAAGTTGTTTCGCTAGAAGCGGCCTTGTACGCCCAGCAGCTGCAGCACCAGTTGGTACTAGCCGAAATGCGAAACCAACACCTTCAGGAGCAGCAGAAAATGCTGCAACAAATGGTAGAGATGATGAGCCGCCAGCTAAGCCGCTGA